DNA sequence from the Sulfurimonas sp. HSL3-1 genome:
CCGAACAACGACGGCGAGCAGATCAAGCTCTTCTTCCCGCCGATGACCGTCGAACAGCGCCAGGAGAGCGTCAAGAAGCTCAAGAAGATGGGCGAAGATGCCAAAGTCGCCGTCCGCAACGACCGCCGCAAAGCCAACGACGCGGTCAAAAAGCTTGAGAAAGACAAAGAGGTCACCGAGGACGACTCCAAGCGTGCCCAGGACAATATCCAGAAGATCACAGACAAGATGGTGGCAAAGATCGACGAGATCATCAAGCAAAAAGAACAAGCCATCCTGACGGTGTAAACGTATGGATATCAAACAGATCTACCTCGATGCCGACGCGATGCTTGAGGGCCACTTTAAGCT
Encoded proteins:
- the frr gene encoding ribosome recycling factor gives rise to the protein MLDEIYQECEMDMEGAIEHMQSQFKTIRTGKVTTQVLDGIKIDYYGAATPLSQVATVLATDATTITVSPWEKPLLGDIETAIAKANIGVNPNNDGEQIKLFFPPMTVEQRQESVKKLKKMGEDAKVAVRNDRRKANDAVKKLEKDKEVTEDDSKRAQDNIQKITDKMVAKIDEIIKQKEQAILTV